From a region of the Streptomyces asoensis genome:
- a CDS encoding TadE/TadG family type IV pilus assembly protein encodes MQPLKYWWQRRSGDDRGDASLQMAIVFPFVLLTTVAVIQASMWYYARQIALTAAREGLTAARSYQLGPAEGAARARQVLGRTAGDSLLGYSVSVSSDGQRVRVHVSGTAMSMIPGVSGLQVTQSASGPVERWTEPAE; translated from the coding sequence ATGCAGCCGCTGAAGTACTGGTGGCAGCGGCGCAGCGGTGACGACCGCGGTGACGCCTCCCTCCAGATGGCGATCGTCTTCCCCTTCGTGCTGCTGACCACGGTGGCCGTCATCCAGGCTTCGATGTGGTACTACGCACGCCAGATCGCCCTGACAGCTGCTCGCGAGGGCCTCACTGCGGCCCGCTCCTACCAGTTGGGCCCGGCCGAGGGCGCGGCTAGGGCACGGCAGGTGCTCGGGCGCACGGCAGGCGACAGCCTGCTCGGCTACAGCGTTTCGGTCAGCAGCGACGGCCAGCGGGTGCGGGTGCACGTATCGGGCACGGCCATGTCGATGATCCCCGGCGTCTCGGGCCTGCAGGTGACCCAGTCGGCTTCCGGCCCTGTGGAGCGCTGGACGGAGCCGGCCGAATGA
- a CDS encoding type II secretion system F family protein: MNLFPAVAAGTAAGAGLALLMRELLAFQPALGPALTRSAPATLAAAVQAEPEREERWGRWLLERLGRVPGVRIPATDLALLGQGPGQFMLKKTALAGLGLLCPVIAAIPWIIAGVSLPFYVPAAVGLLLAGVLFLTPDLAVRDQAKRARQEFLHALSAYLDLVALKRAADAGPAQALEKAADVGRGWPFLYLQGALRRARLEKIPPYQALSELAAAYDLPVLDDVADIMRGSATDGAAVYKALRARSAALSSELLADQAAEANAASEKMTAPGALLAVLVMLLMAFPAVIRMLTV; this comes from the coding sequence GTGAACCTGTTTCCCGCCGTGGCGGCCGGCACTGCCGCCGGCGCAGGTCTCGCCTTGCTGATGCGTGAACTCCTTGCCTTCCAGCCCGCGTTGGGGCCCGCTCTCACCCGCAGCGCACCGGCCACGCTCGCCGCCGCCGTGCAAGCGGAGCCGGAGCGCGAGGAGCGGTGGGGACGGTGGCTGCTGGAGCGCCTGGGCCGTGTGCCCGGTGTGAGGATCCCGGCGACGGACTTGGCGCTGCTGGGGCAGGGCCCGGGCCAGTTCATGCTGAAGAAGACGGCGCTGGCCGGGCTCGGGCTGCTCTGCCCGGTGATCGCCGCCATTCCGTGGATCATTGCAGGGGTCTCCCTGCCGTTCTATGTGCCGGCCGCCGTCGGACTCCTGCTGGCGGGAGTGCTGTTCCTCACTCCCGATCTGGCGGTACGCGACCAGGCCAAGCGGGCCCGGCAGGAGTTCCTGCACGCGCTGTCCGCCTACCTGGACCTGGTCGCGCTCAAGCGGGCCGCCGACGCCGGTCCCGCACAAGCTCTGGAAAAGGCCGCCGATGTCGGCCGCGGCTGGCCCTTCCTGTACCTGCAAGGGGCACTGCGTCGGGCCCGGCTGGAGAAGATTCCCCCGTACCAGGCGCTCAGCGAACTGGCCGCCGCGTACGACCTGCCCGTCCTGGACGACGTCGCCGACATCATGCGGGGCTCGGCCACCGACGGTGCTGCCGTCTACAAAGCTCTGCGGGCCCGCAGCGCAGCGCTCAGCAGCGAGCTGCTGGCCGATCAAGCCGCAGAAGCCAATGCCGCCAGCGAGAAGATGACCGCTCCGGGAGCCCTGCTCGCCGTGCTGGTCATGCTCTTGATGGCCTTCCCTGCGGTGATCCGCATGCTCACCGTGTGA
- a CDS encoding pilus assembly protein TadG-related protein → MSVRQPGANRTARGDRGGVTVFVAVCVLALIAVIGVSVDGGSKMRALDRADYIAGEAARAGGQAIAPAEAITGRAIVVDAQAAQAAALAYLRSAGTAGTVSVSDDGTTLTVTVTGSCSTTFLSAVGIGSLPVTGQGKATLLHGVTAPDEGN, encoded by the coding sequence ATGTCCGTGCGGCAGCCCGGAGCGAACCGCACTGCTCGAGGTGACCGGGGAGGTGTCACCGTGTTCGTCGCCGTGTGCGTGCTTGCACTGATCGCCGTCATCGGTGTCTCCGTCGACGGCGGCAGCAAAATGCGCGCCCTCGATCGCGCCGACTACATCGCCGGCGAGGCAGCCCGGGCCGGCGGACAGGCCATCGCCCCCGCCGAGGCCATCACCGGCCGCGCGATCGTCGTGGACGCGCAGGCCGCCCAGGCTGCCGCCCTGGCCTACCTGCGCTCCGCAGGCACCGCCGGGACGGTCAGCGTGTCCGACGACGGCACAACCCTCACCGTCACCGTCACCGGCTCCTGCAGCACGACGTTCCTGTCGGCGGTCGGCATCGGCTCGCTGCCGGTGACGGGCCAGGGCAAGGCCACCCTCCTGCACGGCGTCACCGCACCCGACGAAGGAAACTGA
- a CDS encoding TadE/TadG family type IV pilus assembly protein: MNALHRAPRRVRRLGGDEGSAAVEAAVIVPSLIMFVCLAIAGGRLVTSGAKIDAAAQDAARQASLHRTAAAAHRGAHAAAEESLHDQGIACASTSVSVNASALSVPVGQVGTVTVTVTCTVNLSDLLLPGMPGTRTLTSTATSVVDQYRQRGG; the protein is encoded by the coding sequence ATGAACGCCTTGCACCGCGCGCCCCGACGGGTTCGCAGGCTCGGTGGTGACGAGGGCAGCGCCGCCGTCGAAGCAGCCGTCATCGTCCCCTCGCTGATCATGTTTGTGTGTCTGGCCATCGCCGGAGGACGCCTGGTCACGTCAGGGGCGAAGATCGACGCCGCAGCGCAGGACGCCGCACGGCAGGCGTCCTTGCACCGCACGGCGGCGGCCGCCCACCGCGGTGCGCACGCGGCGGCCGAGGAATCCCTCCACGACCAGGGCATCGCCTGCGCCTCGACATCCGTCAGCGTCAACGCCAGCGCCCTGAGCGTGCCGGTCGGCCAGGTAGGCACCGTCACCGTGACCGTGACGTGCACCGTCAACCTGTCGGATCTGCTGCTGCCCGGCATGCCGGGGACCCGCACGCTCACCTCGACCGCCACCTCGGTGGTGGACCAGTACCGGCAGCGAGGTGGGTGA
- a CDS encoding DUF2637 domain-containing protein has protein sequence MRVLIGVVVTGAVIIAGIGFAGSYAAVRELAIEKGFGNFSYVFPIGIDAGICVLLALDLLLTWIRIPFPLLRQTAWLLTAATIAFNGAAAWPDPLGTGMHAVIPILFVVAVEAARHAIGRIADITADKHMEGVRITRWLLSPLPTFLLWRRMKLWELRSYDQVIKLEQERLVYQARLRSRFGRAWRRKAPVESLMPLRLARYGVPLAETAPAGLAAAGIEPPVLPAAQVTAAVPQQQLAAADPGIRAVEAAPAAQQPTSALPKSGVQTAGPTSQSPQPPPPTVNPRLATASTTASHPGRQATTKEPRSSRGSDNITPGRHDAHPHPCPTTSPNHNPKSAPAQPAPRAQQRSVRATLTEAALSDGQPAKPTCPAAATAHDSRPSTAAARPRLTTVDRYYRVWVDFYHQHHRYPDAAELSAHLADQGVLDRSQQPIKPKSLSRYLLQFRLYTTWAKHRATTHTPDLGRIAQELASQGITAQYNKPLRPHHFNLHLRTFEQRWRALNLDDT, from the coding sequence ATCCGCGTTCTTATCGGCGTGGTCGTGACCGGCGCCGTGATCATCGCCGGCATCGGCTTCGCCGGTTCGTACGCGGCCGTCCGGGAGCTGGCCATCGAGAAGGGCTTCGGGAACTTCTCGTACGTGTTCCCGATCGGCATCGACGCGGGTATCTGCGTCCTGCTGGCCCTGGACCTGCTGCTGACCTGGATCCGCATCCCGTTCCCGCTGCTGCGGCAGACGGCCTGGCTGCTGACGGCGGCGACGATCGCCTTCAACGGCGCGGCGGCCTGGCCGGACCCGCTGGGCACGGGCATGCACGCGGTGATCCCGATCCTGTTCGTGGTGGCCGTCGAGGCGGCCCGGCACGCGATCGGCCGGATCGCCGACATCACGGCGGACAAGCACATGGAGGGCGTGCGCATCACGCGCTGGCTGCTCTCCCCGCTCCCCACCTTCCTGCTGTGGCGCCGGATGAAGCTGTGGGAGCTGCGCTCCTACGACCAGGTGATCAAGCTGGAGCAGGAACGTCTCGTCTACCAGGCGAGGCTGCGCTCGCGCTTCGGCCGTGCCTGGCGCCGCAAGGCCCCGGTGGAGTCGCTGATGCCGCTGCGGCTGGCCCGCTACGGCGTCCCGCTCGCGGAGACGGCCCCGGCGGGGCTGGCGGCGGCGGGCATAGAGCCGCCCGTGCTCCCCGCGGCCCAGGTGACGGCGGCCGTGCCCCAGCAGCAGCTGGCGGCGGCCGACCCCGGTATCCGGGCCGTCGAGGCGGCTCCCGCGGCGCAGCAGCCAACCTCGGCCCTGCCTAAATCAGGCGTGCAGACTGCCGGCCCAACCTCGCAGTCCCCTCAACCTCCACCGCCTACGGTGAATCCCCGTCTCGCTACAGCCAGCACAACCGCCTCCCACCCGGGGCGACAGGCGACAACCAAGGAACCCCGTTCATCAAGAGGCTCGGACAACATAACTCCCGGCCGTCATGACGCTCACCCGCATCCTTGCCCCACCACAAGCCCCAACCACAACCCAAAGAGCGCACCTGCCCAGCCCGCGCCACGAGCCCAGCAGCGGTCCGTCAGAGCCACCCTCACCGAGGCTGCACTGTCGGACGGGCAACCCGCAAAGCCCACATGCCCAGCCGCCGCAACGGCCCACGACTCTCGTCCCAGTACCGCCGCCGCCAGGCCACGGCTCACCACCGTCGACCGCTACTACCGCGTCTGGGTCGACTTCTACCACCAGCACCACCGCTACCCCGATGCCGCTGAACTCTCCGCCCATCTCGCCGACCAAGGTGTCCTGGACCGCAGCCAGCAACCCATCAAACCGAAGTCCCTCTCGCGCTACCTTCTCCAGTTCCGCCTCTACACCACATGGGCCAAGCACCGCGCCACCACCCATACGCCTGACCTGGGCCGCATCGCTCAGGAACTCGCCAGCCAAGGCATCACCGCCCAGTACAACAAGCCTCTCCGCCCCCATCACTTCAACCTCCACCTGCGCACCTTCGAACAACGCTGGCGAGCCCTCAATCTCGACGACACCTGA
- a CDS encoding LysM peptidoglycan-binding domain-containing protein codes for MRPTHSPAAAAGRTLGRVITATLSLLVLAAALAGLPLLLMWATPVIWASTHDDLTHLLDRQDTAAAFLLLLVAAGWAGWAQFAFCTAGELIAQLRGRTWHAPRGLGTSQRTAALLIGSILVLLPASSALAFDAQAAPAPTAARLPGTDEAHQVAEAAQVSASDPGAPAQRTSYTVRERRPAESLWGIAQQQLGDGERWREIAALNEGRIMADGQVFKANGFLRPGWQLDMPATPAAGSVRAQLGEGAASSAADADVVVTVHSGQYLSTIAQEELGDANAWPQLFEASRGEPQPHGLPVIADPDVIYAGQQVTVPGGQHGRLPDDGPAGSQERTPPAAPKPGTGTGDEHTPLPSQETQPAPHPPSPSTSGSLPPRQPGKQQSSPSAAAPATPRPGAGAPSPAASAPEPSGAAASPASPAPAPSAADPSDTALSLRRVLGAGALLAAAVTSALALRRTLQRRRRKPGETITITPQTSAAEAQLAAACEPDATARLDRALRTLAHTLEQQSNPAGLPRLRAAQIGSRTVQVLPEDLTQEPQPPFTAGQDGWWTLAADAALLEEDTARQIPAPYPALVTIGHTTAGDLLLLNLAQMPAVLLDGNPVHITEMCTSLALELAMSPWASNVEIVTIGFGEDLPQLLPTARIAHMRQATHALRDLSERLLEAHQMPDARHQPYLLLCASALDADTAWEFAEVIDKAAAVPVTLIAPAATAAAHFPHADIVNASLDEPQHLDHLGTEITVQRLAHAAYLQITTALKVSAQPAHPAQGPWQDVPDEPENRPPHRHHGPQEPAVPAADTTPSPAPAQELSTVFPALIGATTDPAGLRLSTAGHAPAEATPTAGTAPAAPPDTEVGEVPDLHAPEIRVLGPVQVTDVASTGHGPRMAQLAALLYFRPGRSADVLCCDMDPLSPWSPSTLNARMHDLRRSLGNDPTGHPYVPRRKSAQDPYRLAPGVRCDWSRFLHLVEHALPQGPAGLPQLEEALELVRGKPFGGRPLPWAEPSQQEMITRIIDTAHTVANYRTATGPHHDLSAARQAITTGLDVDDTAELLYRDWLRIEHAAGNRQGLHTAITRLQHINRRLDCSLEPETEDLINTLLNPGNQP; via the coding sequence ATGCGCCCCACCCACTCCCCCGCCGCAGCAGCCGGCCGCACCCTGGGCCGGGTCATCACAGCCACTCTGAGTCTGCTGGTCCTGGCCGCCGCGCTCGCCGGGCTGCCCCTGCTGCTGATGTGGGCCACCCCCGTCATCTGGGCCTCCACCCACGACGACCTCACCCACCTGCTCGACCGGCAGGACACCGCCGCAGCCTTCCTGCTGCTGCTCGTCGCGGCCGGCTGGGCGGGCTGGGCCCAGTTCGCGTTCTGCACGGCAGGCGAACTGATCGCCCAGCTGCGGGGTCGGACCTGGCACGCCCCGCGGGGCCTGGGCACCTCGCAGCGCACTGCGGCCCTGCTGATCGGCAGCATCCTGGTGCTGCTGCCCGCGAGTTCGGCGCTGGCTTTCGATGCCCAGGCCGCACCGGCCCCCACCGCAGCCCGCCTGCCCGGCACAGACGAGGCCCACCAGGTGGCCGAAGCCGCTCAGGTCTCAGCGTCCGATCCCGGCGCGCCAGCGCAACGCACCTCGTACACGGTGCGTGAGAGGCGGCCGGCCGAAAGCCTGTGGGGCATCGCGCAACAGCAGCTGGGGGACGGCGAGCGGTGGCGGGAGATCGCCGCCCTGAACGAGGGCCGCATCATGGCGGACGGCCAGGTGTTCAAGGCCAACGGTTTCCTGCGGCCGGGATGGCAACTCGACATGCCCGCCACCCCAGCAGCCGGCTCCGTCCGTGCGCAGCTGGGTGAAGGCGCTGCCTCGTCTGCTGCCGACGCGGATGTGGTCGTCACCGTCCACTCGGGCCAGTACCTGTCGACGATCGCGCAGGAGGAGCTCGGCGATGCCAACGCATGGCCGCAGCTGTTCGAGGCCAGCCGGGGCGAGCCCCAGCCGCACGGTCTGCCCGTGATTGCCGACCCCGACGTGATCTATGCGGGGCAGCAGGTCACGGTGCCCGGCGGCCAGCACGGCCGACTGCCGGACGACGGCCCGGCCGGCAGCCAGGAGCGCACTCCGCCAGCCGCCCCCAAACCGGGCACCGGCACGGGGGACGAGCACACACCCCTGCCCAGCCAGGAGACGCAACCCGCGCCGCATCCCCCGTCCCCCAGCACGTCGGGCAGCCTGCCGCCCCGGCAGCCAGGCAAGCAGCAGAGTTCCCCCTCCGCAGCGGCCCCCGCCACGCCCCGGCCCGGCGCCGGCGCTCCTTCGCCCGCCGCTTCCGCCCCTGAGCCGTCCGGCGCCGCTGCTTCCCCGGCCTCCCCAGCGCCCGCGCCCTCCGCTGCGGATCCGTCGGACACTGCGCTGAGCCTGCGCCGTGTTCTTGGCGCCGGGGCCCTGCTGGCCGCCGCCGTCACCAGCGCGCTCGCCCTGCGCAGGACACTGCAGCGCCGCCGCCGCAAACCCGGCGAGACGATCACCATCACCCCACAGACCTCTGCTGCAGAGGCCCAGCTGGCGGCGGCCTGCGAACCCGACGCAACAGCCCGGCTCGACAGGGCACTGCGGACCTTGGCCCACACGCTGGAACAGCAGAGCAACCCGGCCGGCCTGCCCCGCCTGCGGGCCGCGCAGATCGGCTCGCGCACGGTGCAGGTGCTGCCCGAAGACCTCACGCAAGAGCCGCAGCCACCCTTCACGGCAGGGCAGGACGGCTGGTGGACCCTGGCAGCAGACGCCGCCCTTCTGGAGGAGGACACCGCCCGCCAGATACCGGCGCCCTACCCGGCCCTGGTCACCATCGGCCACACCACCGCAGGCGACCTCCTGCTGCTCAACCTTGCCCAGATGCCCGCCGTACTGCTGGACGGCAACCCCGTCCACATCACCGAGATGTGCACCTCACTCGCCCTCGAGCTGGCCATGAGCCCCTGGGCCAGCAACGTCGAGATCGTCACGATCGGTTTCGGCGAAGACCTGCCGCAACTGCTGCCCACCGCACGGATCGCCCACATGCGCCAGGCCACACACGCGCTGCGCGATCTGAGCGAACGGCTGCTGGAAGCCCACCAGATGCCCGACGCCCGCCACCAGCCCTACCTGCTGCTGTGCGCATCCGCACTCGACGCCGACACAGCCTGGGAGTTCGCCGAGGTCATCGACAAAGCGGCAGCCGTACCCGTCACCCTCATCGCACCCGCGGCCACGGCGGCCGCACACTTCCCCCACGCGGACATCGTCAACGCCTCGCTCGACGAACCGCAGCATCTCGACCACCTCGGCACCGAGATCACGGTGCAACGCCTGGCTCACGCCGCGTACCTTCAGATCACCACCGCGCTGAAGGTGTCCGCACAACCGGCTCATCCCGCCCAAGGCCCCTGGCAGGACGTTCCCGACGAACCCGAGAACAGGCCCCCGCACAGGCACCACGGGCCGCAGGAACCCGCCGTTCCCGCTGCCGACACCACCCCCAGCCCCGCGCCGGCCCAAGAACTGAGCACCGTCTTCCCGGCGCTGATCGGCGCCACCACCGACCCGGCCGGGCTGCGTCTTTCGACCGCCGGCCACGCCCCGGCCGAGGCAACACCCACGGCAGGCACCGCCCCGGCTGCACCCCCGGACACGGAGGTGGGTGAGGTCCCCGACCTGCACGCACCCGAGATCCGCGTTCTGGGCCCGGTCCAGGTCACCGACGTCGCCAGCACCGGCCACGGCCCCCGAATGGCACAACTGGCCGCCCTGCTCTACTTCAGACCCGGACGCAGCGCGGATGTCCTGTGCTGCGACATGGACCCCTTAAGCCCCTGGTCACCGAGCACCCTCAACGCCCGGATGCACGACCTGCGCCGCTCCCTGGGCAACGACCCCACAGGCCACCCCTACGTGCCCCGCCGCAAATCCGCTCAGGATCCCTACCGCCTCGCCCCCGGCGTGCGCTGCGACTGGAGCCGCTTCCTGCACCTCGTCGAACACGCACTCCCCCAGGGCCCAGCCGGCCTGCCCCAACTGGAAGAGGCACTCGAGCTGGTACGCGGCAAGCCCTTCGGAGGCAGACCCCTGCCCTGGGCCGAACCCAGCCAACAGGAAATGATCACGCGCATCATCGACACAGCCCACACCGTGGCCAACTACCGCACCGCTACGGGCCCCCACCACGACCTCAGCGCCGCACGCCAGGCCATCACGACCGGACTCGACGTCGACGACACGGCAGAACTGCTGTACCGCGACTGGCTCCGGATCGAACACGCAGCAGGCAACCGGCAAGGCCTGCACACCGCCATCACTCGCCTCCAACACATCAACCGGAGGCTGGACTGCTCCCTCGAACCGGAAACCGAAGACCTCATCAACACCCTCCTGAACCCCGGCAATCAGCCATGA